The DNA region TGGAGGATTTCCCCCGAACAGACCGTATTGGTGGCCATAGCGACCGCGCGGCAGATATCGGGCGCCGGAAAACTGGCCGCCAGGCTCAATGCCCGCGCAAAGAGGCAATCCCCGAATAAAACAGCGATTTCATTGCCCCAGTTGGCGGCCAGCGTGAGGCGGTTTCTTCGAATCTCAGCCTCATCCATGACGTCGTCATGGACCAAGGTTGCCAGGTGGACCATCTCGATGATGACCGCGACGGTGACATGAGCATCCGTTGCTTTACCCAAGGCATTAGCCGTTAAGGCAACCAGGGCAGGGCGCAAATGTTTGCCTTGACCGTTGATGGCGTAATCGGCGTAAGGGGCGAGTTCCGGGTCAAAGGCATCAACCTGCTGGGCCAAACGCCGGTTGACCGCCTCGAGGAACGGCTCAACCGGGTCAATGATCTGCTTCCATGGTTGAACCGCTTCGGCGGAGAGAGTATCCGCTGTGGATGCGGACACAACTTTGGAATCAGCCGCTAACATGTTCGCAGGAATCTAAGATTGCATCTGCCCCAAGTCAAACCCCTTATCTGACGCATGTTCCGTTAGCCCGCTTTGCCTTCCATGAAAGCATAGCAAAGCATGTGGCAGATGCCCATCTGGGCGTCCTCGACCCGGCCATAATGAGTGTCCTGGATGACAATGACCTCCTCGGCCACCTGCGCCATGCGCCCGCCTTGAGCCCCCACCAGCGCAACCGTGTGGAGTTGATGAGCTTTCCCCCATTCCAAGGCCTTCACGCAATTAGGCGAGTTGCCGCTCACGCTCAGACCCATCGCGATGTCGCCTGGCTTTCCATAGTTATGTAATTGGCGCACGAACACATCTTCGTAATCGTAATCGTTGGCCAGGGCCGTCAGCCACGACACATTGTCATT from Verrucomicrobiia bacterium includes:
- a CDS encoding SIS domain-containing protein yields the protein MNEWLAQYRAAQKAALDSIPLERVGQLIHRLQTALQQDRHLFVFGNGGSAANASHFATDLGKGASDKLAGRFRVLSLNDNVSWLTALANDYDYEDVFVRQLHNYGKPGDIAMGLSVSGNSPNCVKALEWGKAHQLHTVALVGAQGGRMAQVAEEVIVIQDTHYGRVEDAQMGICHMLCYAFMEGKAG